One region of Candidatus Thermoplasmatota archaeon genomic DNA includes:
- a CDS encoding dihydroorotate dehydrogenase electron transfer subunit, producing the protein MTRTRIVRVERTDVECSHTVTVRFQDESLARPGQFAMVWIPGLDEVPMSFSYIGDLKGVTVHNVGEATAALHDASRGDKLGIRGPFGRDYRIEGESILFVSGGTGAASLMPALEVAVGSGIGSTIVIGAKTASELIFVDRAISLGADVRISTDDGSKEYKGFASDLAMQVLQEGSFDRVLTCGPERMMKTVVTACLEKGIPVQVSLERFMRCGMGICDSCSFGGLHVCVDGPVFDGKDIIEIEDFGVFRRSADGSKEVIP; encoded by the coding sequence ATGACGAGAACTAGGATCGTGAGGGTCGAGAGAACGGATGTCGAGTGCTCCCACACCGTGACCGTCCGCTTCCAGGACGAGAGCTTGGCGAGACCGGGACAGTTCGCCATGGTCTGGATTCCCGGGCTGGACGAGGTCCCTATGAGCTTCTCATACATCGGGGATCTGAAGGGCGTGACCGTTCACAACGTGGGTGAGGCGACTGCGGCCCTTCATGATGCGAGCAGGGGGGACAAGCTCGGCATCCGAGGACCCTTCGGCAGGGACTACAGAATCGAGGGCGAGAGCATCCTCTTCGTGTCGGGCGGAACTGGAGCTGCGTCCCTCATGCCAGCGCTTGAGGTCGCGGTGGGAAGCGGGATCGGATCAACGATCGTGATTGGGGCGAAGACGGCGTCAGAGCTGATCTTTGTAGACAGGGCGATAAGTCTTGGCGCGGACGTGAGGATATCGACGGATGACGGGAGCAAGGAGTACAAGGGATTCGCGTCCGACCTCGCGATGCAGGTTCTCCAGGAGGGTTCCTTCGATAGGGTCCTCACCTGCGGGCCCGAGAGAATGATGAAGACCGTCGTGACCGCCTGCCTGGAGAAAGGCATCCCCGTTCAAGTCTCGCTGGAGAGGTTCATGAGGTGTGGAATGGGAATATGTGATTCCTGTTCATTTGGGGGACTGCACGTCTGCGTGGACGGCCCCGTGTTCGACGGCAAGGACATCATCGAGATTGAGGATTTCGGAGTTTTCAGGCGGTCAGCAGACGGGAGCAAGGAGGTAATCCCGTGA